A single window of Pristis pectinata isolate sPriPec2 chromosome 8, sPriPec2.1.pri, whole genome shotgun sequence DNA harbors:
- the LOC127573695 gene encoding interferon-inducible GTPase 5-like — MGGASSSEQTAKTETPAFFTQEELSKLKSEFETGGVEKVKPLIEKKVTDLNNTELNIAVTGEAGAGKSAFINAMRGLRSTDPGAAEVGTTETTMEPSGYPHPNLPNVCYWDLPGIGTTRFPAGKYLTKMKFKKYDFFIIISAFRFRESDAKLAKEIKRLGKDFYFVRSKVDLDLYSTRKEYKVINEEEELEKIRSDCIRKLREAGFPDPTVFLISNFEQDQYDFNELNKGLEGDLKNVKKRIFVLALPNLSVEIVQKKNEILKKHIWMFATLSGGLGAVPVPGFSLACDIGIVIGAIVYFRKCLGLDDASLQRLAERAGKPVEDLKAEVKASLLGEITSDVIVRLGWGAAVVTVSALEFALDFVPVIGSIFGAGSSFLMTYKILSAALKDLTESAEGVVKVAFASE; from the exons ATGGGAGGAGCGAGCTCCAG TGAACAGACGGCGAAGACTGAGACCCCCGCATTCTTCACACAGGAAGAGCTCAGCAAACTGAAGTCTGAATTTGAAACAGGTGGGGTGGAAAAAGTTAAACCTCTGATAGAGAAGAAGGTCACTGATCTGAACAACACAGAGCTTAACATCGCAGTGACGGGAGAAGCAGGTGCAGGAAAATCCGCCTTCATCAACGCCATGAGAGGGCTCCGGAGCACCGATCCGGGTGCAGCTGAAGTTGGGACCACAGAAACAACAATGGAGCCAAGCGGATACCCACATCCCAATTTGCCCAATGTTTGCTACTGGGACCTGCCAGGGATCGGAACTACACGATTTCCAGCGGGTAAATACCTgacaaaaatgaaatttaaaaaatacgaTTTCTTTATCATTATCTCCGCTTTTCGATTCAGAGAAAGTGATGCAAAACTTGCCAAAGAGATTAAACGACTTGGGAAAGACTTCTATTTTGTCCGCTCTAAGGTTGACCTCGATCTTTATTCCACGAGGAAGGAATACAAGGTTATTAATGAAGAAGAAGAGCTGGAAAAGATTCGGAGCGATTGCATCAGGAAGTTGAGAGAGGCAGGGTTCCCGGATCCAACTGTGTTCCTGATATCCAATTTTGAGCAGGATCAGTATGATTTCAATGAGTTAAATAAAGGACTTGAAGGTGATCTAAAGAATGTAAAGAAAAGGATCTTTGTCCTGGCGCTTCCGAACTTAAGTGTGGAAATAGTTCAGAAGAAAAATGAGATTCTGAAGAAGCATATCTGGATGTTCGCAACGCTCTCGGGAGGATTGGGAGCGGTCCCGGTTCCGGGCTTCTCTCTCGCTTGTGACATCGGTATAGTGATTGGAGCCATAGTCTATTTCCGTAAATGTCTGGGTCTGGATGATGCTTCTCTTCAAAGACTGGCCGAAAGGGCAGGTAAACCTGTGGAAGACCTGAAGGCGGAGGTAAAAGCTTCCCTGCTGGGGGAAATAACCTCAGATGTAATTGTAAGGTTAGGTTGGGGCGCTGCTGTTGTTACCGTTTCTGCCCTGGAATTCGCTCTTGACTTTGTCCCAGTCATTGGTTCCATTTTTGGAGCAGGGTCATCATTTCTCATGACCTACAAAATACTGAGTGCTGCACTGAAGGATCTTACAGAGAGCGCAGAGGGAGTGGTGAAGGTTGCGTTTGCGTCTGAATAA